The genomic window TCCACTTTCTACATGGTCTGTTACAAACCTTTTGGTCCTTCCTCAATCTTCCCATGCCactctctcccttatcctctcagCTAAGGACTTAAgttcatacttcactgaaaaaattgaagccatttgctgagctctccctcttcccttctcacttAGATTTCATCCTTTACTATCTTCTTCTTCACTCTTATCTTGACTTAAGAAGTGGCCTTTCTCCTTACTAAGGCAAACCCCTCTATATGCATTCTTGATCACTTCCCCTCAGGTCTTCTCCATGAGATTGTCCCCACTAATTTTTCTAATCTCAATCCAACCTTCAATATTTCTTTATCCACTGGATCCTTCAACGGTGCCTACAAATAAGCCCATGTTTCTTCCATCCTTAGAAAACTCTTGCTTGATCAGGTCAGGATCTACCAGTGCAGGCATTTTACCAAATTACTTGTGCTATAGTCATTGTGCCAAAACTTTCTTGCCTGGCTCCTATTCCCTTATCTATACTGCAAGTCTATTACAATGTAAGCTCATTGTGTAACTTGATTAGAATGTAGCAGCAGGTGGAGCAGAATCTCCAGATTTTTCTTATAGGACTTGTACATTCCAGTTCATATCATAATCAACTATTCTtgtcatcaccattatcatcaacAGTGAGCATTTATTGAGGTCCTACTATGTAGAAGTAGACCTTGGGGATTTAAAAAGGCACACTGCTTTTGTTGTTGGGAGAATAAAAAAATCTAGTTGGGGAGACAGGGAATGTTTACAATACATGGTAGTACATGTTAAAGACAAGTTGAGTGGTACAGACTGtaggctaataataataatagctggtatttagATAGAGCTTTcaggtttgaaaaatgctttccatccattgtctcatttgagcttcataacACCcagaagtataagaagactggaaaagtatgagaagtccaggttttgaagggctttgaatgccaaacatgattttccatttgatcctggaggtgagagagagccactggaatttattaagtagggGAGGGGTAAAATGGTCACAtgtgtgttttaggaagatcagcttgacagctgagtggaggatacacactggagtggggagacacttgaggcagggagatcaaccagTAGGCTACTGCAATATCACAGGTTTGAGGAGAAGAGGGTCTGCATcggggtggtggcagtgtcagaggagacaaggaggcatatatgagagatgttatgaagatagaattgacaagacttggcaacagattggatatgggatgatgaaagagaatgaggagttgaggatgacaccatttgagcctgggtgactgggaggatggtggtgcctccAAGAGCAATAGGAAAATGAGTTTAGGTGGAGAGATGATATATAATAATAGCCAGAAATGGAACTAACACAGGGCAATTGGGCTTGTGTTCTGGATGCCTATATCCCATGCAATACTTTCTCATGGCTCTCTTAAAGGACCCCTTTTCATCAAGGTAGGGCAGACTTGCTGTCCTCCCAATTCCATCTACAACTCATCCAGAATGAGGTGCCTGGTCTGGGGACCCCAAATCAGACTCATATTAGTGTGAGATCAGTGTGGAAAGTGGTTTGCTGCCACCTGAGTAAACTCAACCCTGGCTCTCCCCAATAATCATCTTTTGctctccattcattcaacaaatattaagcaactactatgtatTAGACAtcaggaaaataaagacaaagattAATCAGGGGTCCCTTAGGTGCTTACATCCTGGGGCAGGGAGAATGGGAAGCAtgtacatagaaaattaaatgcaaaaaatatccTAAGTTAATTTTGGGGGTAGGGCTATAGCAACAGGGGTGTCAGGAAAGCTTTCGTtaagaattaaagaaattaaaattaacatTTGAGGTGATTTTTGAGGAAATCTAGGGATTGATTCTATAGAGTTGTAGTGAGAATGGAGTGCTTTCTAATTATGGAAGACAGACAGTTTTTGCAAAAGGGCAGAAATGGAATGTAGTGTCCTGGGGACAGCGAGCAGTCCAGCTTGCTAAGAACCTAGAATGATTGAATGCTTGCTAGGGAGGGGGAGCGACCTTCTAAGTTGGagcagtggaaagatcactggatttagatggagGATctcagtttgaattctgactgtgCCATTCCCTTCTGGCACATTTCAACTGTCTTGCCCTTTGgtatcctcatctttaaagtgaaggAGGTAGATGCAGGTGACctccgaggtcccttccaactctaaatcaatgatgCTAGATGGAGTCTTCTGCGACATCTTCCTTCTTCTAGAACTTAGCTTTCCCTTGAAGACTTTTGGAACTTTCTCCTGTCTGGCTTCTTCCTCTATCACACTCCCTGATGCTCAGGGCCAGGAGGGGTTAGCAcacttctttccccttcccctgtcTCTTTCAGACCCTCCCTCTTTGACCATCACTTAGCAAACACCAttcaaactttaaaatttattccAGCCTGCACAGATCCTTATTGTGATCTGTGGATCTCCAGGTCACTCTTTCCCAGTAAGTACACTCTCTAACTCATGGTCCACTCCATTCATGACCCTTGCCTCCCAATTCTCCAGCCTCCTCAAACCCATTACCTTGGTGCAGGTTCATTACAACCTGATGAGTTAACTTACCTTAGAATATTTCTCATCCTCAAACCCCCCATCCCCACACTTCATGGCTCCCATCTCTTCCAACTGAATTTACCCCAAGTGCTAGAATGTCTAGTTAAGACTATAATAGTAGCAGGCGTTTACAGACCGATTTATGATTGCGGATCACTTTACTGACCTCTTACTTGATACATCCCCATTAGCAGCGGAGCAGCAAGTCCCAttgtcctcactttacagatgaggaaacttggtcTCAAAAATGGGTTTCCCCATGtgtaagagacttgctcaaggtcacacagctaacagcTAAATGCAGGAGTTGGCATGCACACCCAAGCTTCAGACTCCCGTGTTCAAGTGTATTTTCCATTGGATCGGAGCTACAGGCTTCGCTGTTATGGAGATTGCAATTAACGGTAAGGCTAAGATAAATACGAAAGCAGCTGCAGTCCGAGGGGGTTGTTGCTCGCAGAGTCATGTGAGGATGAGAATTAGAAATCAAGTTCATGGGGGCGGTGGGGAGGGCGCTCAGAGCAGTGATGGATCCCATCCTGGCCCAGAGGAGGCGGCGGAGGCAATGGAACCGGGCAGCGAAGGAAAGGTCCAGAGTCCTGAGGCAGGGCAGACACGAAGGGCACTTGAGTCAGAAGTCTGTCCTAGCCTTGAAgcacttgggcctcagtttcctcatgtgtaaaatggggatgacatcCGCGGCTTCCTTTGGAAAGGGCTGCGAGGAGAGCACTTGGTCAATGAATTTGTTGCAGAGCTGGTGCGCCAATCCTCCCCACGTGGCTGCTTCCGTGGCACTGAGGCCCAATTCAACCCTCggtgccttagtttccccatctgttaactGGGATAGATcagctctttctttttcttagcccCTGCACAACCTAAAGGAGATCTGGAGGGGGAAAGAGGCTCCCAATGGCTGGTCTCCTTCCTCACGAAGTCCTCCTCCCACTTTGGCTTTGGCCTTTTGTACCGGCCTCACGTGACCCTCTAGGCGGCTGTTGCCCCCCCCTCGCCCCGCCCCGCCCTCTGGCCCTTCCCCCTGAGAGGCGCCTTCGCCCTCCCGGCTCTTCCGGCTCCCCGGCCTCTCCCCACCTCTGGcgctcccccttcttccctcctccccctccgcTGCTTTTCCGGCTCTTCCCACTCTGTACCCCCGCCCCCCGTCCCCTCCACGACCGCCGTTCCCTCGCGACCGTCCCCCTCCCCCCGCGGCTGTTCCGCCGCcccgcctcccctccccccgccccaagcTCACTGTCTCCAAGATGGCGGCCGTGTCAGTTTGGGGCATCTCTGCCGTCCAGCCCGGGGCCCCGGGATCCAGGCTCTCCACCGCATTGGTAAGTAGCTGTGGATCCACCCGGGGCCGCCTCCCGCCGCCGAGTCCGAGGCTGAACCGCCTCGGGACCCACCTGGCCGCCCCTCGGGGTCCGCGGGCGGCTGCAGGCCCTGCCGCGGCCTGCGCCGCCTCCCGCTGCTCTGCGCCAGGCCTCGGGCCGGGGCGCCGCGGCCGCCCCCTCGCGCCTAGCCGGCGCCCGGCTTCCCTTGCCGCTTCTCCGCGCGCTGGGCTGCCTGCTGCTGGCCCAGGCCCCGTCCCGGCCCCGCGCTCCCGGGGCCTTCCGCCCTGCCACACGCCGGCCGGGCCCGGGTCCCGGCCCCAGGCCCGGGGGAAGGGAGCGAGCGAACGAGCGAgcgggcgggcgggcgggcgggcggTGCAGGCCTTGGAGGCGCAGGCTGGGCTGGGCTACCCCCGGGATCCCGCTCCGCCGgccctgcctcctcctcctctcgcCTCCCGCCAGCCGCCTCAGCCGCGGGCTCCCCTGTCCGCGGCCCGGCGGTCGGGATTGTGCAGGGACGGGGGCCCGGCAGCGGGGGGCGGGTGACAGGCGTGCGGGTGTTGTGGTGCGGAGGAGGCAGCACGTGTGTTGTGGTGTCTGTCGGGCTGTCAGTCCCGGTCCGGGCGGGCGGGCGGTGGGGGCGGCGGGCCGGGGCTGCCTGTCAACGACGAGCTCGGGCTCCGAGGGGAACTGTCCGACCTGTCAGAGCCTCCCGGAAGCCTGGGCATGTCCTTCCCCAAGAGGCGCTGCCAGGCTCCCGGGCGGGCGCGGAGTCCGGAGCTCCGGAGGTGTCGGGAATGGGAGATGCTGCTCCACGTGATTTCATTGTTAACTTACTcctctgtttctgttttgacctgATGGGAAGGGCGAAATGACTCGTTAGCAAGTAGCAGGGCTTGCcatttaaagtttgtaaagttgtccttccctctttttttaaaaagcggGGGCCGCGGGGAGGGGCTGTTAATGGTGATGCTCGTCCAGGTGAAGCACTGTACTTTCCGAGGTATGGGCGTCCAGTTTGGAGACACTGCATCCAGAAGGCATGGAAACGAAGGAAAAGCCTGCTTGGAAGATCCCAGTAGTTGTCGTTCATTTGCGTACCTGCGTGGTTGATTAACTGGACAGTTCTCGGTTTCTTAAAATCAAAATGAAGCATCTTTACGTTAGCCTTAACATAGGCATAATCACATTTATTGGGCTGattctgtaaattttttttttttggcctcacTGAAATGAGAAGCATCTGTCTCTCAGCCTAAAATCTTAGTGGGTTCAGAATTGAATACTTTTTCTCCATATATATGCTAGTACTTTGTCTTTTGGAGGTAATCGTTTATCCCCTTTTGACTTTAACGTAGTAATTGAGAATAGTTGCTGaggacccattttttttttctgtttatatttgcaGTGTACTTTCTAAGTGCTTGATGAGACACTGAAGTAATACTAGGATTTTAAGCCTCAGCTTTTAAGTAAATCATTCTTTTAGGGGATGCTGATTTagatttaaaatgtattatttttacaAGTGCCAGAATAACAGAATTTGTCTCACTAGAGGCAATATTGGCATATTTTTATCTGTTATCTGGAGCATGTTCCTGTCAGGACAGCAGCCTGGGAGTGTTGAAGTCATATTTGTGTGACTTCTCTCTCCCTTATTATATGTTAAAACCAGTCACTAAATTTTTTCTGTGCTCTACAGTTGACATGGAGGTTATTCCCCAGCCTTATCACTGACGTTTCTTTgatcctggacaggtcacttatcATCTTTGAATTTTACCTGCAGATTAGGTGATATTATTTACCTTTTGACAGCTATTAGGTCCAACTGATGGTTCATAGTTGCAGAGTTTTTATACAAGTTcagaataaattaaattattgcTTGTAAAGTATTTTAAGCATCCAGAAATACtaaaaaaaggttttttgttttggcttttatTACTTTAGCTGAGTTGTATTCAGTGTTTTTGTTGCTTCCATTTAGGACACATAATGGTATTGTACTTGAAACAAGATTTTTTTGAACTTTTTACGTGTAAATTCTGTTTCCTGTTTCTTCTAATGTGTGAAGTAGTAAAGTTTTTTAAAGGTTGACTATACATTGATTGAGTGATTTGACTGGTCTAAAAATTCTGGAATTTTTTTGGAGATGGAAGATTCACTGTTGATTTCATTGCAGGATTCTTGCCACTGAGTCTGTCCATTTGCTGAAGTATCCAATGTTTCCTTGGGGAAAGATAACAAGGAGCAGCTCAGTTGCAATTCACAGACTGGTGAGCAGGGGTTGTAGAATAGCTGGTACCTCTCACAGAACCCTAAAGTCAAAGATTGTTTCCAAACTGCGATTGCCTTTTTGTGGGTGTACAAGATTGATTTGGAAAATTTTTACTAGAAGCATTTTATATCCTTTATAGTGTATtaatactgtgctaggcacactggtgcttattaaatacttgATACCTCtgtgtttacatatatttgtatatttggtAGACTGATAGAAAACtgacattttgcttttctttcaggTGTAAGGTACATTTTTCTCATGTGAACCTGGACATCAAaaggagctgtgagatgatctgATTTCTTATAACTTTTGAGGAAAAACTGTCTTTGCAGTGCTCTTTAGGAATCTCTTGGGAAGTATGCAGACATTTCAAACATTAgattggtttggtttttaaattaGTAGCGGGAAAAGTGTTCTTCTTTGTGAAAGGAGAAGGGATTCAGGCCAGAAAACTGTATGCTATGGTTAACTGGTTCCCAGCCTCCGAGAATCTTTTTTTCCATGGTGTGAAACATATTCAGCATCAGGATAAGGGATAACGACTCTATGGATATACAGAATTCTTCACCATGGTAAAACTCGCTAACCCGCTGTATACGGAGTGGATTTTGGAGGCGATCAAAAAAGTGAAGAAGCAAAAACAGCGCCCTTCGGAAGAGAGGATATGCAATGCAGTGTCTTCGTCCCATGGCTTGGACCGGAAAACTGTTTTGGAACAATTGGAATTGAGTGTTAAAGATGGAACAATTTTAAAAGTCTCGAATAAAGGACTCAATTCTTACAAAGATCCTGATAATCCTGGGCGAATAGCACTTCCTAAACCTCGGAATCATGGAAAGTTGGATGGCAAACAAAATGTGGATTGGAATAAACTTATCAAACGGGCAGTTGAAGGCTTGGCTGAGTCCAGCGGCTCAACTTTGAAGAACATTGAACGTTTTTTGAAAGGTCAGAAAGATGTGTCTGCGTTGTTTGGGGGCAGTGCTGCCTCTGTCTTTCACCAGCAGTTACGATTGGCTGTCAAACGTGCCGTTGGCCATGGTAGACTTCTTAAAGATGGACCTCTTTATCGGCTCAACACTAAAGCGGCCAATGTGGATGGGAAAGAGAGTTGTGAgtctctttcctgtctacctccTGTGTCTCTCCTTCCTCATGAAAAGGATAAGGTATGTCATATGCATTAGCATTCTTTTATAgctgataaaataagaggatGCAAATACACATAACTAGCCAAGTGTATATTCTTATGTAACATTGGGAATAGGGATCTTTTTGCAGTTATCAACCCTGTGTTTTGTTTCTGTTGGGTAAGTTCTGTGTGGTATCATTAATAGATAAGAATTTCTTTCCTGGTATTTGGAAATGCTTCTTTGTTATGAATCAGTTGGGGAGTAATGATGATAATATGATTCTGCCTAAAAATGCACACTCTCCTGGGTATTTAGATtgtcattaaaaaggaaaacaaaactttaaaacttCTGAGAAGTAGTTTAGATCTGTTTTGATCTGCAGGATGTACTGCTAATCATTGGATATCAGAGAGTGAAGGAATTCTAAATCTGAAACCTGTGCTGAGTGTCATGCTTTTACTGAAATTGTGACTGGTTCTCATGGCAAAGAGTAATATCTTCAGGAAATTTTGTCTTTTGGTCATACTACAGTTTTCAGTGTTAGTCTTAGTAAGTGTTCTGCTCCCTTTATCAGGGACTCTGTTACGGTATTAACATGCTTTCAAAATTCTGGTTTAATTGTTGAGATAGTTAAATATCCTAATGATTTGAAGGTAGAATGGAAATGTGTTTGTTTAGTATAGACTTTTTGCACTTCACATTATAGTAActgaaaatatatcttttttgaaagtatattttatttgtgaaaatttCAAGGATAACAATGTAGGGGTGATTTAAATTTGTTTCCTTAACTACATAtgtgtttcttttattttccaacTTGTTAGGCCATAGActgaatctttttaaaattcgCACGTAACAAATTAGTATAAAAAGTTTCATTTTACTTAAAACCTTGGAAACTACCTCTAGGATCATTAAGTTAAAAACTTAATGAGTATAAAAATATCTGTGATTTGACCTGAATTCATGCCAGGTGTTATGACATACCATGTGCAcgtttttaaaaagcagattgttttgttgattaatCTAAGCAGAATTTATTTCAACAGTTCCATTTAACCCTGATAGAATTTTCAAATCCATTTATGGTT from Notamacropus eugenii isolate mMacEug1 chromosome 1, mMacEug1.pri_v2, whole genome shotgun sequence includes these protein-coding regions:
- the LOC140519257 gene encoding uncharacterized protein, which produces MNHQLDLIAVKRYANERQLLGSSKQAFPSFPCLLDAVSPNWTPIPRKVGQFPSEPELVVDRQPRPAAPTARPPGPGLTARQTPQHTCCLLRTTTPARLSPAPRCRAPVPAQSRPPGRGQGSPRLRRLAGGERRRRQGRRSGIPGVAQPSLRLQGLHRPPARPPARSFARSLPPGLGPGPGPGRRVAGRKAPGARGRDGAWASSRQPSARRSGKGSRAPARREGAAAAPRPEAWRRAAGGGAGRGRACSRPRTPRGGQPNHHHPSS